Within the Thiohalobacter sp. IOR34 genome, the region CTGGGCCTTCCGGCCGGCATACTGCTGTTCGAGATCGAGCTGGCAGCGTTGCAGCTCGCCCGCAAGCCGGTCTTCCAGCCCATCTCTCGCTACCCTTCGGTCCGCCGCGATCTCGCCTTCCTGGTGGATGCCGGGGTGTCGGCCCAGGCGATCCGCGCTCGTGTCGAAGCCAGCGCCGGCGAGTGGCTGAAGGAGCTGCTGCTGTTCGATGTCTATCAGGGTGAGGGAGTAGAATCCGGACGAAAAAGCATCGCTTTGGGCTTGATTCTACAGGATTCCTCGCGCACACTAGCAGATCAGGACGTGGAGGCGGTCGTGGAACGGGTGACGGCCGTACTGCAGGATGAACTCGGGGCAAGCTTGAGAGACTGAATCTATGGCGCTCACCAAGGCCGATCTGGCAGAAAAATTATTCGAGGAATTGGGACTGAACAAGCGCGAGGCCAAGGAACTGGTCGAAATGTTCTTTGAAGAAATCCGCTGCGCGCTGGAAACCGGAAACCAGGTCAAGTTGTCGGGTTTCGGCAACTTCGATCTGCGCGACAAGAACGAGCGGCCCGGCCGCAACCCCAAGACCGGGGAAGAGATTCCGATCACGGCCCGACGGGTGGTGACCTTTCGCCCGGGCCAGAAGCTCAAGTCACGGGTAGAGGCCTATGCTGGAAGCCAGCAACAATAACGATCTCCCGGCGATACCGGGCAAGCGCTATTTCACCATCGGTGAGGTCAGCGAGCTGTGCGGCGTCAAGCCGCACGTGCTGCGTTACTGGGAACAGGAATTCCCACAGCTGAAGCCGGTCAAGCGACGTGGCAACCGGCGTTACTACCAGCGTCACGACGTGCTGATGATCCGTCAGATCCGCAGCCTGCTCTATGAACAGGGCTTCACCATCGGCGGTGCCCGCCAGCGCCTCTCCGGCGAGGAGGCCAAGGAAGACATCACCCAGAGCCAGCAGATCGTGCGCCAGATCCGCACGGAGCTGGAAGAGCTGCTGCAGATCCTGCGGCGCTGATTTCCCCTTCGCCGGCAAGTTCGGGTATCATGCCCAACCTTGGACGCCTGTCCAGGCTCAAATCATCGGGGCGTAGCGCAGTCTGGTAGCGCACCGCAATGGGGTTGCGGTGGTCGGAGGTTCGAATCCTCTCGCCCCGACCAAATCACAGGTCTCACCCTCACTGGCGCAGCCTTGCGCCGGCCGTCTGTCACTCCTGCTTTTGCCTTTGCCATGCCATACTTGGCATGGCAGGGGCTGGTTCAAGTTTCTCCGGTGACGGCCGTTGCCGCTTACATCGACAACAAGTGGCGCCTAGCCCGGATATTGCACCAAGGCGGCCCGCATGATCGGAGTGCAGGCTGGCATACAAGGCCAGGAGGCTCGCAAATAGGCCCTCGTGGCGGGGTA harbors:
- the ihfA gene encoding integration host factor subunit alpha, with product MALTKADLAEKLFEELGLNKREAKELVEMFFEEIRCALETGNQVKLSGFGNFDLRDKNERPGRNPKTGEEIPITARRVVTFRPGQKLKSRVEAYAGSQQQ
- a CDS encoding MerR family transcriptional regulator, with the protein product MLEASNNNDLPAIPGKRYFTIGEVSELCGVKPHVLRYWEQEFPQLKPVKRRGNRRYYQRHDVLMIRQIRSLLYEQGFTIGGARQRLSGEEAKEDITQSQQIVRQIRTELEELLQILRR